ACACCTTTACAGATTTGCAAGACGATCATAGTGAGATGTATGTGGAATTTCTTCACGAGCTTGGATTGAGTGATACTGAAATTGTGGCAGCGAGGCGAAGTGCTGCAACTACATCGTATGAACGTTCATTTTTCGATGAATTCGGCTACGGAACCGACAACTTTTACGAAGCCCTAGCAGCGCTGAGTGCTAGGGAACTATGCGTGTCAATCCGAAATGCCAGACTTCTTCAATCTTACTTTGATGCTCGTGGCATGAAACACCCGACTTGGTTGAGCTTACACGCGGAATTAGAGGTGAATCATTTCCAAGATTCTATTCGTCCAGTGCTGACTCGTTATGAGGGGGATTCAGTCAAACTGAGTAGCGTAATCAAAGCCGTCGAGCGTGGGATTGATCGACACGTACAATATTTCGAGGATCTGCTGCTTGAGTACGAATCCCAAGCCAATGCTGTTTAGGACACTACTCATTTATGTAAGTGGATTTTGACGATATAGCAGTCCTAAATGATTCGTGAAACTCTCTTTTATTCTCCTCTGCGTCCTCTGCGTCTCTGCGGTTAATTCAATCAAAGCCTTTTTCACAAATCAAATAAGATTGCTATAGTAAAACGGATTTTCACGTCTGTAAGCGATCGCTTCATCCACAGACTACTGCAAGAACATTTTGCCGCAAAAGACTTCGCTATAATCCCGTTATAAAAATAGACAATAACAAGCATACGGCATTTTGCCGTATAGAATAATGAAGTGTGGATTAAGGAATCCCAGAAGAACATACCCCAGTATTCAAAAATATAAAAAAAAGTCTAAATTCAAGGCAGCAAATCCAGTTGATGAGTTGGTGCAACAAGTGCGATCGCGCTGTTGTGAGAAACTTCAAAATCTGTACAGTAAAATTCAATTGTTGAATCGCCAGCAAATCGATGTAGATATACTTTACGTCGATGTCTACGTGCTAGAAAAGTTAACCAGCGAATCATATGCAACTATCCCTAGTTTAATCGAAAG
This portion of the Brasilonema sennae CENA114 genome encodes:
- a CDS encoding iron-containing redox enzyme family protein; the protein is MKEPAITLTSSRLNRDIELPPAVKAQEAAISSRTVAYCDEVLNRSRFFCLLKDYAITPAMMQYAFLQYYFWRDQLHQWFGLCIVKAGSCTDPDHKSAIMSLADHTFTDLQDDHSEMYVEFLHELGLSDTEIVAARRSAATTSYERSFFDEFGYGTDNFYEALAALSARELCVSIRNARLLQSYFDARGMKHPTWLSLHAELEVNHFQDSIRPVLTRYEGDSVKLSSVIKAVERGIDRHVQYFEDLLLEYESQANAV